One part of the Prunus persica cultivar Lovell chromosome G5, Prunus_persica_NCBIv2, whole genome shotgun sequence genome encodes these proteins:
- the LOC18775726 gene encoding putative RING-H2 finger protein ATL21B: protein MPSKDSRSSIALTKQKYRIQPFLALEHYMVTGVPSEWINSSKTWSSCSVISEALVPLSEPFEWDYLNGFELEWHNRPVMHLLPKKYWSSFHFTMSTLQFLITFLLLFFFIHHNGASAPICSESTCSFNSHPWIRFPFRLQNLQPSLCGYSKSFDLSCNNQNEAILTLPSSGDFIVKTIDYTGQNIWITDLNSCFPRLFLDHGLSLEGSPFSYANDLVNFTLLNCSSFAETPYPPIPCLSNNEQYVITAVPSSDSTVPPLCSVFSTALAPLRDPRDWSIIDLYGVELAWDVPDCRFCVELGKFCGFENAKSSKLMCYDIYKYYPSNNDTARTSEIALITCLGVLGLLFTTAIFLRLMRTCGRVQQPIVELSTITNQQSPAVMKGLDDATIESYPKIQLGQSWELPKPNDNTCPICLGTYKSKETLRTIPECNHYFHANCIDEWLRRNATCPLCRNPSEGNKVIIEA, encoded by the exons ATGCCCTCGAAAGATTCACGTTCCTCAATTGCGCTTACCAAGCAGAAGTATCGTATCCAACCATTTCTTGCCTTAGAGCATTACATGGTCACTGGTGTGCCATCGGAGTGGATTAATTCATCAAAGACGTGGTCTTCGTGCTCTGTGATTTCCGAAGCTTTGGTTCCACTCTCAGAACCATTTGAATGGGACTATCTTAATGGTTTTGAGTTGGAATG GCATAATAGGCCGGTCATGCACTTATTacccaaaaaatattggtctaGTTTTCATTTCACCATGTCTACCTTACAATTCTTGATCACCTTCctcttgctcttcttcttcattcatCATAACGGCGCAAGCGCCCCAATCTGTAGCGAATCTACGTGCTCTTTCAATAGCCACCCATGGATTCGATTCCCTTTCCGGCTGCAAAACCTTCAACCCTCCCTTTGTGGGTACTCAAAAAGCTTTGATCTCTCATGCAACAACCAAAATGAAGCCATTCTCACTCTCCCATCTTCCGGTGACTTCATAGTCAAAACCATAGATTACACTGGCCAAAACATATGGATCACTGACCTCAATAGCTGCTTCCCTAGGTTGTTCCTCGACCATGGCTTGAGCCTAGAAGGTTCACCTTTCTCATATGCGAATGATCTTGTAAACTTCACGCTCCTCAATTGCTCCTCTTTCGCAGAAACACCATATCCACCCATCCCTTGCCTTAGTAATAATGAGCAGTACGTGATCACTGCTGTGCCGTCGTCGGATTCTACGGTACCACCTTTGTGTTCTGTGTTTTCAACAGCTTTGGCTCCCCTGAGAGATCCACGCGATTGGAGCATTATTGATCTTTATGGTGTAGAGTTGGCATGGGATGTGCCCGATTGTCGTTTTTGtgttgaattgggaaaatTTTGTGGGTTTGAGAATGCTAAAAGCTCCAAGCTTATGTGCTACGATATTTATAAGTATTATCCTTCAAATAACG ATACAGCAAGAACTTCAGAGATTGCTCTAATAACATGCTTGGGAGTTCTAGGGCTACTTTTTACCACTGCGATTTTCCTAAGGCTCATGAGGACTTGTGGTCGGGTGCAGCAACCCATCGTGGAATTATCCACCATAACCAACCAACAATCTCCCGCAGTCATGAAGGGCCTTGATGATGCTACTATCGAGTCATATCCCAAGATTCAACTTGGTCAGAGTTGGGAATTGCCCAAGCCAAATGACAATACTTGCCCAATATGTTTAGGCACATACAAGTCCAAGGAAACATTGAGAACGATTCCAGAATGCAACCATTATTTCCATGCTAATTGCATAGACGAGTGGCTTAGAAGAAATGCGACGTGCCCGCTTTGTCGAAACCCTTCGGAGGGTAACAAAGTGATTATTGAGGCATAA
- the LOC18775934 gene encoding non-specific lipid-transfer protein A produces MMHPITKIIAVVIISMVSGAATGADPQSPYCNIILDHLNPCLPYILQGEVKPAKVCCDGVLGLTQYTNAKGGQQNICDCVKAAAILMGAPVDNFSKISALPKSCGLSVTLPPISSGTDCSQVK; encoded by the exons ATGATGCATCCAATCACAAAGATCATAGCCGTTGTGATCATCTCAATGGTTTCTGGGGCCGCCACGGGTGCTGATCCTCAATCTCCCTACTGCAACATCATCCTCGACCACTTGAACCCTTGCCTTCCCTATATACTTCAAGGTGAGGTGAAGCCAGCCAAGGTTTGCTGTGATGGTGTCCTGGGCCTCACACAGTATACAAACGCCAAGGGAGGCCAACAAAATATATGTGACTGCGTCAAGGCTGCAGCAATTTTGATGGGGGCACCTGTTGATAATTTCTCTAAGATTTCTGCTCTTCCCAAAAGTTGTGGCCTATCGGTCACACTTCCACCCATCTCTAGTGGCACCGATTGTTCCCA GGTTAAGTGA